In Miscanthus floridulus cultivar M001 chromosome 5, ASM1932011v1, whole genome shotgun sequence, one genomic interval encodes:
- the LOC136453907 gene encoding glycine-rich RNA-binding protein 2, mitochondrial-like, producing the protein MAAFNKLGGLLRHSALASGVAASSSPAVFNAARLMSTKLFVGGLSWGVDDVKLREAFSGFGDVTEARVITDRDTGRSRGFGFVNYTNSDDANAAISGMDGKEIDGRPVRVNIATDRPAGNRGGGGYGGGSFGGGGYGGGNQSYGGGY; encoded by the exons ATGGCGGCCTTCAACAAGCTCGGTGGCCTTCTAAGGCACAGTGCTCTGGCGAGCGGTGTCGCTGCTAGCTCTTCACCTGCAGTGTTCAATGCTGCTCGTCTCATGTCCACCAAGCTATTTGTTGGTG GTCTTTCATGGGGTGTTGATGACGTGAAACTGAGAGAAGCTTTTAGCGGCTTCGGAGATGTTACTGAAG CGCGAGTGATCACGGACAGGGATACTGGGAGGTCAAGAGGCTTTGGCtttgttaactacaccaacagtGATGATGCCAATGCAGCTATATCTGGAATGGATGGCAAG GAAATTGATGGGCGGCCGGTACGTGTCAACATCGCTACCGACAGACCTGCAGGGAACCGAGGTGGTGGTGGCTATGGCGGTGGCAGTTTCGGAGGTGGTGGCTATGGTGGTGGCAACCAAAGCTATGGTGGTGGCTATTAA